Proteins found in one Candidatus Sericytochromatia bacterium genomic segment:
- a CDS encoding GspE/PulE family protein — protein sequence MGQTTESAPPEQIGDWLVNLSMITRRQLAAALDVCELKGCNLERALVDQRFVTNEELQGAGRLQQLLGNVSNLSEFPVEEGVLPLIPEPVARQKGVLPLMKVGERLAVAYGRGELGAQRDHDVKLLDQVSHLTGLMVVGVALKRELVLEAIDPLYGRNTAKGLLDAALKLSGSMGETKVKEASAIDRPSEDGDAPIIDLVNQILSRAIDSGASDLHLEPFEQKLEARLRIDGVLHTVMVLPKQVESAVISRVKILSDMNIAERRRPQDGRFSVRHQGGKIDFRVAVIACHWGEKVVMRLLRPKTISLGLEALGFTPEDLERLNPYINAPNGIMLVTGPTGSGKTSTLYASLAAMDKDHDSIVTIEDPVEFPVEGITQIQANAKIGLTFAAALRTILRLDPDTIMLGEIRDKETGEIAIEAALTGHMVLSTLHTNSTVETVGRLIDMGIPPYMVSATLLCIVAQRLVRKICKGCYQEYEADEEEKAFLGCDPHEPLVIAKGAGCDICNGTGFKGQLGVFEILEVTRRIKELINQEASSIAILDAACQGGMLTLLQDGKRKVLKRQTAVDEVIRVLGKGLKDE from the coding sequence ATGGGGCAAACCACGGAGTCCGCACCCCCAGAACAGATTGGCGATTGGCTCGTCAACCTCAGCATGATCACCCGGCGCCAACTCGCGGCGGCGCTGGATGTTTGCGAACTGAAGGGGTGCAACCTCGAACGGGCACTGGTTGATCAGCGCTTCGTCACGAACGAGGAACTGCAAGGGGCGGGTCGGCTTCAGCAACTGCTCGGGAACGTCTCCAACCTCTCGGAATTTCCGGTCGAGGAGGGGGTCTTGCCTCTCATCCCCGAGCCGGTGGCCAGGCAAAAAGGCGTGCTGCCGCTCATGAAGGTCGGGGAGCGCTTGGCGGTGGCCTACGGCCGAGGAGAATTGGGCGCCCAGCGGGACCACGACGTGAAGTTGTTGGACCAGGTCTCCCATCTGACGGGCCTGATGGTGGTCGGGGTCGCCTTGAAGCGGGAGCTCGTGCTCGAGGCGATCGACCCCCTGTATGGCCGCAACACCGCCAAGGGGCTGCTCGATGCCGCCCTCAAGCTCAGTGGATCGATGGGAGAGACCAAGGTCAAGGAAGCGTCAGCGATCGATCGTCCCAGCGAGGACGGTGATGCGCCGATCATCGACCTGGTCAACCAGATTCTGTCCCGGGCGATCGACAGCGGCGCCTCGGACCTGCACCTTGAACCGTTCGAACAGAAGCTGGAGGCGCGCCTGCGCATCGACGGGGTGCTACACACCGTCATGGTGTTGCCCAAGCAGGTTGAATCCGCCGTCATCAGCCGGGTCAAGATTCTCTCGGATATGAATATCGCCGAGCGTCGCAGGCCGCAAGACGGCCGTTTTTCCGTGCGCCATCAGGGCGGCAAGATCGATTTCCGGGTGGCGGTGATTGCCTGTCACTGGGGTGAGAAGGTGGTCATGCGCTTGTTGCGTCCCAAGACCATCTCGCTGGGGCTCGAGGCGCTCGGCTTCACCCCGGAGGACCTGGAGCGCCTGAACCCTTACATCAACGCCCCCAACGGCATCATGCTCGTGACAGGCCCGACGGGCAGCGGTAAGACCTCCACCCTGTATGCCTCGCTCGCGGCCATGGACAAGGACCATGACTCGATCGTCACGATCGAAGACCCGGTGGAATTTCCGGTCGAGGGCATCACCCAGATCCAGGCCAACGCCAAGATCGGCCTGACCTTCGCGGCGGCGCTGCGGACGATTCTACGCCTCGACCCGGACACCATCATGCTGGGTGAGATTCGCGACAAGGAAACCGGCGAAATCGCAATCGAGGCCGCCTTGACCGGTCACATGGTGCTGTCGACCCTGCACACCAATTCCACCGTCGAGACGGTCGGGCGCCTGATCGACATGGGCATTCCCCCGTACATGGTCTCTGCCACGCTGCTATGCATCGTGGCGCAACGCCTGGTGCGCAAGATTTGCAAGGGATGCTACCAGGAGTACGAGGCCGACGAGGAAGAAAAGGCCTTCCTCGGCTGCGATCCGCACGAACCGCTTGTCATCGCCAAGGGGGCTGGCTGCGACATCTGCAACGGCACGGGCTTCAAGGGCCAGCTGGGCGTGTTCGAGATTCTGGAAGTTACCCGCCGCATCAAGGAACTGATCAACCAGGAGGCCTCGTCCATCGCCATTCTGGATGCGGCCTGCCAGGGCGGCATGCTCACGTTGCTTCAAGACGGCAAGCGCAAGGTGTTGAAACGTCAAACGGCGGTGGATGAGGTGATTCGCGTACTCGGCAAGGGGCTGAAGGACGAATAG